In one Acipenser ruthenus chromosome 10, fAciRut3.2 maternal haplotype, whole genome shotgun sequence genomic region, the following are encoded:
- the LOC117406455 gene encoding probable proline--tRNA ligase, mitochondrial, with amino-acid sequence MMEMLLRQCSKEFLHFAACLQPCRLQHCGQGHGRPGRFLVSRLFQPANLWEDRELGVEGRQGELTCRSQRLMLRAGLIHPASPGCYYYLPHTLRAVEKLVRVIDQEMRAIGGQKLNMPSLCAADLWKRSERWDLMGKELFRLRDRHNGEYCLGPTHEEAVTELIASLGSLSYRQLPLMLYQITRKFRDEPKPRFGLLRGREFYMKDMYTFDVSEEAARQTYDTVCQAYCHLFERLGLSFVKVRADTGSIGGKLSHEFQLPADIGEDRLLICANCSFSANVETVQAGEADCPECRGKLTETKGIEVGHTFYLGTKYSSIFSASYNTPQNKPAVTEMGCFGLGVTRILAASIEVLSTEDSIRWPGLLAPYQVCILPPKKGSKEEEAAGLVEALYDGLGEAVPALRGEVLLDDRTQLTIGKRLKDASRLGYPYVIVAGRRILEDQPHFEVCCQNTGETVFLTREGVFDFLRNVQTV; translated from the coding sequence ATGATGGAAATGCTTCTCAGGCAATGCTCCAAAGAGTTTCTTCACTTCGCAGCCTGCCTCCAGCCCTGCAGACTCCAGCACTGCGGTCAGGGACACGGCCGGCCCGGGCGGTTCCTGGTGTCTCGCCTGTTCCAGCCAGCGAACCTGTGGGAGGACAGGGAGCTGGGAGTGGAGGGCCGGCAGGGGGAACTGACCTGCAGGAGCCAGCGGCTGATGCTGCGAGCGGGGCTCATCCACCCAGCCAGCCCAGGCTGCTACTACTACCTGCCCCACACGCTGAGAGCCGTGGAGAAGCTGGTGCGAGTGATCGACCAGGAGATGCGAGCCATCGGAGGGCAGAAGCTCAACATGCCCAGCCTGTGCGCCGCTGACCTGTGGAAGAGGAGCGAGCGCTGGGACCTGATGGGCAAGGAGCTGTTCCGCCTCCGGGACCGGCACAACGGGGAGTACTGCCTGGGGCCCACCCACGAGGAAGCCGTGACCGAGCTCATAGCCTCCCTGGGCAGCCTCTCCTACAGGCAGCTCCCCCTCATGCTCTACCAGATCACCAGGAAGTTCCGGGACGAGCCCAAGCCTCGCTTCGGGCTGCTGCGCGGCCGGGAGTTCTACATGAAAGACATGTACACCTTCGATGTGTCGGAGGAGGCAGCCAGGCAGACCTACGATACCGTCTGCCAGGCCTACTGCCACCTGTTTGAGCGGCTAGGGCTGAGCTTCGTCAAGGTGCGGGCAGACACAGGCAGCATTGGGGGCAAGCTGTCCCATGAGTTCCAGCTGCCAGCTGACATCGGGGAAGACCGGCTCTTGATATGTGCGAACTGCAGCTTCTCAGCCAACGTAGAGACCGTGCAAGCAGGTGAAGCGGACTGCCCGGAGTGCCGCGGGAAGCTGACTGAGACCAAAGGCATCGAGGTAGGGCACACCTTCTACCTGGGGACCAAGTACTCGTCCATTTTCAGTGCCTCGTACAACACGCCGCAGAACAAGCCTGCTGTAACGGAGATGGGCTGCTTCGGGCTCGGGGTCACCCGGATCCTGGCGGCCTCCATCGAGGTGCTGTCCACTGAGGATAGCATCCGCTGGCCAGGACTCCTCGCCCCCTACCAGGTCTGCATTCTGCCTCCCAAGAAGGGGAGCAAAGAGGAGGAGGCGGCAGGGCTGGTGGAGGCTCTGTACGATGGGCTGGGGGAGGCTGTGCCTGCTCTGAGGGGAGAGGTGCTGCTGGATGACAGGACTCAGCTCACCATCGGGAAGAGGCTGAAGGATGCCAGCAGGCTGGGGTACCCCTATGTCATAGTGGCTGGTAGGAGAATCTTGGAAGACCAGCCTCACTTTGAAGTCTGCTGTCAGAATACAGGGGAGACGGTGTTCCTCACCAGAGAGGGCGTTTTTGACTTCCTGAGAAATGTACAGACTGTGTGA